The following DNA comes from Chloroflexota bacterium.
TGGCAAGTCGGGGAACTCTATCTCTTCAATGTCCGCCACATCCGCCAGCGTGCCAAGCGCGCGCTCGAAATTCGCCACGACGACTTCTTGCCTGCCCTCGGTCACATTCTTCAGCACCGCGAGCTTGAACCGCTGCCCGACCGATGCGTGGATATCGTAGCGATACGGCATATCGGTCGTGGATGGGTCGTCAGTGTCCGCGCCTGCAATCGCATCAAGCACCAAGCCGCAGTCATCCGCGGTCAGGCACAAGGGACCGAGCTTGTCCAGCGTCCACGAAAGCACCATCGCGCCCTGCCTGCTGACACGCCCGTATGTTGGACGCAGCCCTGCCAGACCGCAGTTGTTCGCGGGGGATAGTATCGATCCCCAAGTTTCGGAGCCGATTGCGAACGGCACGAGTCCCGCCGCCACCGCCGCGCCGGAGCCGCTCGACGATCCGCCCGACCATGCTTCGTTACCTTCGCTGCCCCAGGGCGTCATTCCGGGACCGGTGAACGATGCGTTTGGCTGCCGATAGCCCATACCGCCCGCGATTTCGACCATCGCCAGCTTCGCCGCGAGTGTCGCCCCCGCCGCTTCGAGTTTGCGCACGACCGCAGCGTCATAATCGAAGGTCTGCTCGCGGAACGGCGCGGCGCCCCAAGTCGTCGGGATGCCGCCGGATGTGGCGAGCAAGTCCTTAGCGCCGTATGGTATGCCGTGCAATGCGCCCTTGTACTCGCCGGCGGCAATCTCGCTTTCGGCGCGGCGCGCCTGCTCCATCGCGCGCTCCGCCGTAACCGTGACGACGGCATTGTAGCGATGCCCAATGCTCTCCAGCCGGGCGACGAATGTCTCGGCAAGTTCCAGGGGCGACACCTGTCGCGTGCGCACAAGTTCCGCAAGTTCCCGTATAGGCATGAATATGGGGGTTGTCATAGTGGTGTCCTTTTGTCTTGGCTACTCTGTTAGGTTCTGTGGACATTTCAGTCCGTCATTCCTGCGGAAGCAGGAATCCAGTGGTTTGCAGATAGCATTAATGGCACGAATTCGGCTCAATCTTACGGCTCCGGATTCCCGTTTTCACGGTAATGACGCAAATGCCCACACAACCTAGTCCTTGCGATACGGCGGCACGCTGAACGGCAAATCGCCATGCCCAAGCTCAACGGCTCGCATATCCTCGGACGCCTGCACTATCGCCTTCGCCGCCTCGCCCACTTCATCGAACTCGTCCTCGCTGAGCCGGTCGCCATATCTCTGCCGCAGGACGGTCATGATTTGCTCTACTCTGGGGTGTGGCTCGGGTGATTCCTCTGCTTCGTGCGTCCGGTCTGTCTCGTTGGTGTTCATGTATTACCTCCGGCGAGGTCTTGAAAATGCTGATGGTTGCTCTGCTCGTCAGTGTATCTGATTTCGCCGATGTTTGTTCTATGTTGAAGAGACTGATACGTCAGCATACCGACACACCGACATACTGAAATACCGATATACCGGCAAATCTCATTGCCATAATAGCGTATCCGGGTACGTAATGTACCAGCCGAACCAGAAGGATATGTTTGCCGGATGCAGCGGCAGTGTGCGGGTTGGGTCGTCGTGCATCGATAGCGAGTCGCGGTTGATTTGCCAGATGGCGCCGGTGTCGTCGATTAGCGTGGTGGGCAAGCTGTCGGGCGCGTTGTCCGGCAGCGTGAACTGCATGCCTTCCGTGCGGAATGCGAGCGCGTCCGATGACAGCGATGACCCCACGATGACCATATCCACGCCACCAACGCTGTCATTGACCACACGCGCTTGCTGCAGTGCGTCTATGGAATATGCCTTGCGCTCTTCACCTACGGACACGCCCAGAACAAGCCGCTTGGGAGCAAGGCGTTCGTCGCGATTCCATATCGGGAACATCGTCTCCGGGTCCGCTCGGTAGGCGTGGTATATGGAGCGGCTGTCGTCCTCGCTTTCGTACATACGCGGCGCGTAGTAGCCGGTTTCGCGCGACAGCACTTTAGTGTCCGGATGCTCGGCGCGCCATTCGCCCCAAGTGGTGAGCGCGACGGGGAAGTAGTCCAATTTGGCGCCGCTGCCTACCAGTTCGCCTACTATCGGCACGCCGAGAAGTTGGCTCCAGAGCGTATCGGTTTGGCGGTCGTACATCACCTTGTTGCTGCGGTAGAGCAAGCCGGATGTGCCGA
Coding sequences within:
- a CDS encoding amidase, which codes for MTTPIFMPIRELAELVRTRQVSPLELAETFVARLESIGHRYNAVVTVTAERAMEQARRAESEIAAGEYKGALHGIPYGAKDLLATSGGIPTTWGAAPFREQTFDYDAAVVRKLEAAGATLAAKLAMVEIAGGMGYRQPNASFTGPGMTPWGSEGNEAWSGGSSSGSGAAVAAGLVPFAIGSETWGSILSPANNCGLAGLRPTYGRVSRQGAMVLSWTLDKLGPLCLTADDCGLVLDAIAGADTDDPSTTDMPYRYDIHASVGQRFKLAVLKNVTEGRQEVVVANFERALGTLADVADIEEIEFPDLPYEAATRTILNAESASVFEDFIESGAVAGLTAPECHHPHARLMIPAQDYIRALRIRGKIARVADEAMKGYDALVAPTGTNTAPPIDQDFRGVVAGTARDTMGAVGNSAGLPSISVPSGFSDEGLPTGIQFMGRAYDENRILAVARAYQSLTDWHTRHPEGL
- a CDS encoding DUF3179 domain-containing protein, with the protein product MCNSGIVYSAKVNGEPTTFGTSGLLYRSNKVMYDRQTDTLWSQLLGVPIVGELVGSGAKLDYFPVALTTWGEWRAEHPDTKVLSRETGYYAPRMYESEDDSRSIYHAYRADPETMFPIWNRDERLAPKRLVLGVSVGEERKAYSIDALQQARVVNDSVGGVDMVIVGSSLSSDALAFRTEGMQFTLPDNAPDSLPTTLIDDTGAIWQINRDSLSMHDDPTRTLPLHPANISFWFGWYITYPDTLLWQ